The following proteins come from a genomic window of Deltaproteobacteria bacterium IMCC39524:
- the hisH gene encoding imidazole glycerol phosphate synthase subunit HisH, with product MITIIDYEMGNLRSVEKAFEKLGYAARVSSNPADLEHTDKIVLPGVGAFRDCINNLRAGGFVEPLLQHVAAGKPLLGICVGMQMLFDESEEFGRHQGLGLVPGKVVRFPAGMEEAGERLKVPHMGWNTIQIKQDAPIFKGTAEGSYVYFVHSYYCSADNQDDVAASCRYGEIEFCAAIWRDNLMATQFHPEKSQDIGLNIFKNFGEL from the coding sequence ATGATCACGATCATCGATTATGAAATGGGGAACCTGCGCAGCGTCGAAAAAGCTTTTGAAAAGCTTGGCTATGCAGCCAGGGTCAGCAGCAACCCCGCAGACCTTGAGCATACGGACAAAATCGTTCTGCCCGGTGTCGGCGCTTTCCGCGATTGCATCAACAATCTGCGTGCCGGCGGTTTCGTCGAGCCGTTGCTGCAGCATGTAGCGGCTGGCAAGCCGTTGCTCGGTATCTGTGTTGGTATGCAGATGCTCTTTGATGAGAGTGAAGAGTTTGGTCGTCATCAGGGTTTGGGGCTGGTCCCCGGCAAAGTGGTTCGCTTCCCGGCAGGAATGGAAGAGGCTGGCGAGCGCCTCAAGGTGCCCCATATGGGCTGGAACACTATTCAGATCAAGCAAGACGCCCCGATTTTTAAGGGCACTGCCGAAGGCAGCTACGTCTATTTCGTGCATTCCTATTATTGCTCTGCCGATAATCAGGATGATGTGGCGGCGAGCTGTCGCTACGGTGAGATCGAGTTTTGTGCTGCAATCTGGCGTGACAACCTTATGGCCACCCAATTTCATCCCGAGAAGAGCCAGGACATCGGCCTGAACATATTTAAGAATTTTGGAGAGCTGTAA
- the hisA gene encoding 1-(5-phosphoribosyl)-5-[(5-phosphoribosylamino)methylideneamino]imidazole-4-carboxamide isomerase, whose translation MIILPAIDLKEGRCVRLEQGLMDKDTVYNDNPGEQARIWQDQGGELLHIVDLDGAFAGVPKNKEAIKAIVDAIDIPSELGGGIRDMQTIEAYLELGIDRVILGTIAKEKPSLVEEACKNFPGRIVVGIDAKDGLVAIRGWADVTEKKATEMAKEMEGFGVEAIIYTDIARDGMMQGPNIEATRALAESINIQVIASGGLSTLDDIRRLIAIESSGVTGVITGKAIYSGAIDLREAVALTKNN comes from the coding sequence ATGATCATTCTCCCGGCAATTGATCTCAAGGAAGGCCGCTGTGTCCGTCTGGAGCAGGGCTTGATGGATAAGGATACTGTTTACAACGACAACCCCGGCGAGCAGGCGCGCATCTGGCAGGACCAGGGTGGCGAACTGCTGCACATCGTTGATCTGGATGGTGCTTTCGCCGGGGTGCCGAAGAATAAAGAGGCGATCAAGGCGATCGTCGATGCTATCGACATCCCTTCGGAACTGGGGGGTGGTATCCGTGATATGCAGACCATTGAAGCCTATCTGGAGTTGGGTATCGACCGGGTGATTCTCGGAACAATCGCCAAGGAGAAGCCGTCGCTGGTCGAAGAAGCCTGCAAGAATTTTCCGGGCCGGATCGTGGTCGGCATCGACGCCAAGGACGGCCTGGTGGCGATACGCGGCTGGGCAGATGTCACTGAGAAAAAAGCAACCGAGATGGCCAAGGAGATGGAAGGCTTTGGTGTCGAGGCGATTATCTATACCGATATTGCCCGCGACGGCATGATGCAGGGGCCGAATATCGAGGCGACCAGGGCACTGGCCGAGTCAATCAATATCCAGGTGATCGCTTCAGGTGGCCTCTCGACTCTTGATGATATCCGCCGTTTGATAGCGATTGAGTCCTCCGGGGTGACCGGAGTGATCACCGGCAAGGCGATTTATTCTGGTGCCATTGATTTGCGTGAAGCTGTGGCCTTAACCAAAAACAATTGA
- the hisF gene encoding imidazole glycerol phosphate synthase subunit HisF — translation MLAKRIIPCLDVKDGRVVKGVNFVGLRDAGDPVEAAEAYCEQGADELTFLDITASSDKRNIILDVVRETAERVFMPLTVGGGVREVSDIRNLLNAGADKVSINTAAVHRPEFVREAAERFGSQCIVVAIDARRVPDSDPLAWEVYTHGGRNPTGIDALEWAERMADYGAGEILLTSMDCDGTKDGYDIPLTRAVSDRVEIPVIASGGVGNLEHIREGLVEGAASAALAASIFHFREYTIGECKEYLKKNDVPVRL, via the coding sequence ATGCTAGCAAAACGAATTATTCCCTGCCTCGACGTTAAGGACGGCCGGGTTGTCAAAGGGGTCAACTTTGTCGGCCTGCGCGACGCCGGAGACCCGGTTGAAGCCGCTGAGGCTTACTGTGAGCAGGGCGCCGACGAGCTGACCTTCCTCGACATCACCGCCTCGAGCGACAAGCGCAATATCATCCTCGATGTGGTTCGCGAGACCGCTGAGAGGGTGTTCATGCCGCTGACCGTAGGCGGCGGGGTGCGCGAAGTCTCAGACATTCGCAACCTGCTTAACGCCGGAGCCGATAAGGTTTCGATTAACACGGCTGCCGTGCATCGCCCGGAGTTTGTTCGCGAAGCAGCTGAGCGTTTTGGCTCGCAGTGCATCGTTGTGGCGATCGATGCCCGTCGAGTGCCGGACAGTGACCCGCTGGCGTGGGAAGTCTACACTCATGGTGGCCGTAACCCGACCGGAATTGACGCCCTGGAATGGGCGGAACGGATGGCTGACTATGGCGCCGGAGAAATTCTTCTCACGTCCATGGATTGTGATGGCACCAAGGATGGTTATGACATCCCCCTGACCCGCGCGGTCAGTGATCGTGTCGAAATCCCGGTGATCGCTTCAGGTGGCGTGGGGAATCTTGAACATATTCGTGAAGGGTTGGTTGAGGGCGCTGCCAGTGCGGCCCTTGCGGCAAGCATTTTCCATTTTCGGGAGTACACGATTGGGGAATGTAAGGAATATCTCAAGAAAAATGATGTGCCCGTGAGACTTTAA
- a CDS encoding phosphoribosyl-ATP diphosphatase, producing MKERNDILAAVYQVVQDRKQNPSEKSYVASLYAKGLDKILGKIGEEATEVAVAGKGGEVDEVVSEVADLWFHTLVLLSYYDLPPEKIYAELERRFGLSGLKEKASRKS from the coding sequence ATGAAAGAACGTAACGATATTTTGGCTGCCGTCTACCAGGTGGTCCAGGATCGTAAGCAGAATCCGTCTGAAAAATCCTACGTGGCATCACTTTACGCTAAAGGCCTTGATAAGATTCTCGGCAAGATCGGTGAGGAGGCTACGGAAGTTGCTGTGGCCGGTAAGGGTGGCGAGGTCGACGAAGTGGTCAGTGAAGTGGCCGACTTATGGTTCCATACCCTGGTGCTGCTGAGTTATTACGATTTGCCCCCTGAAAAAATTTATGCAGAGCTGGAGCGCCGTTTCGGCCTGTCCGGTCTGAAAGAAAAAGCCAGTCGTAAAAGCTGA
- a CDS encoding GatB/YqeY domain-containing protein has translation MSIQDQLLDAMKVAMKAKDSLRLTTIRMARTALKNVEIDTRQELDEAAAIKVLSTLVKQRREAAEAYRETRPELAEKEELEVVILQEFLPAQLSEAEIEALVAKAVAESGAGSMKDMGAVMKLVTPQTTGRADGKLVSNLVRKLLAG, from the coding sequence ATGAGTATCCAGGATCAATTGCTTGATGCGATGAAGGTGGCGATGAAGGCGAAAGACAGCTTGCGTCTGACCACGATTCGTATGGCCCGTACCGCTTTGAAGAACGTTGAGATAGACACGCGTCAGGAGCTTGATGAGGCCGCTGCGATCAAGGTTCTTTCGACCCTGGTCAAGCAGAGGCGGGAGGCAGCGGAAGCCTACCGCGAAACGCGCCCGGAGCTGGCTGAAAAGGAAGAGTTGGAAGTCGTGATCCTGCAGGAGTTTCTGCCGGCTCAGTTGAGCGAGGCCGAGATTGAGGCGTTGGTGGCCAAGGCGGTCGCCGAAAGTGGTGCTGGTTCCATGAAGGATATGGGTGCGGTTATGAAACTGGTTACCCCACAAACCACCGGTCGAGCCGATGGTAAACTGGTCAGCAACCTGGTTCGCAAACTTCTGGCGGGGTAA
- a CDS encoding CvpA family protein, with protein MNGIDIAILVILCGFLLKGLLRGLLKEVCSLAGLFVGAFLAFRYHGPLADALLKSVDLPAQIAVAITFTVLFLVTMVFFVVLGFLLSRFIKLLFLGGFNRLLGGVFGLCQGVLLLAVVLFALSLRPMPWGLDQSMKEASLAPPFVELGNAALEGSQRVLK; from the coding sequence ATGAACGGCATTGATATTGCCATCCTTGTCATCCTCTGCGGCTTTTTGCTGAAGGGGTTGCTGCGCGGCCTGCTCAAGGAAGTTTGTTCTTTGGCAGGCCTTTTTGTCGGTGCCTTTCTGGCTTTTCGCTATCATGGGCCTTTGGCCGATGCTCTGCTGAAGTCGGTCGACCTGCCTGCTCAAATTGCTGTTGCCATTACCTTTACCGTTCTGTTTTTGGTGACCATGGTGTTTTTCGTCGTCCTTGGTTTCCTGCTCTCACGGTTTATCAAGTTGCTCTTTCTTGGCGGTTTCAACCGATTGCTCGGTGGCGTCTTCGGTTTGTGCCAAGGGGTCTTGTTGCTGGCCGTGGTGCTCTTTGCCCTCTCGTTACGTCCCATGCCCTGGGGCCTGGATCAGTCAATGAAAGAAGCTTCCCTGGCGCCACCTTTTGTAGAGCTGGGTAATGCTGCACTGGAGGGGAGCCAGCGCGTATTGAAATGA